A genomic window from Bacteroidota bacterium includes:
- a CDS encoding class I SAM-dependent methyltransferase, whose product MERKKLILPFLKALFSQPSVILKSLYHGMVPYDRKNYVIKNFDKGSGLKEVDLLDLFPSFNEVVEPFSHLYGTSLPIDLAILKKLAKQLPDCEYLEIGSWRGESLANIAPHCKRCVSLSLSDDEMRAIGLNENVIAMQRFYSKNIPNVTHLEGDSTKFDFSKLGKFDLIFVDGDHRFEAVKSDTENVFKLLKNENSIIIWHDYTEQYEHINWEVFAGILAGAPQNAHESIYHITNSLCAIYLPKKINSTSYRYPKSPDKSFKITIEGHRI is encoded by the coding sequence ATGGAAAGAAAAAAACTAATACTACCTTTTTTAAAGGCCCTTTTTAGTCAACCCTCGGTGATATTAAAATCTTTGTATCATGGGATGGTACCTTATGATAGGAAAAACTACGTTATTAAAAATTTTGATAAAGGTTCAGGCCTAAAGGAAGTAGATTTATTAGACTTGTTTCCATCATTTAATGAGGTAGTTGAACCATTTTCTCATTTATATGGAACTTCTTTGCCAATAGATTTAGCAATTTTAAAAAAATTAGCAAAACAACTACCCGATTGTGAATATCTTGAAATCGGTTCATGGCGGGGTGAAAGTTTAGCCAACATTGCACCACATTGTAAGCGTTGCGTTTCATTAAGCCTTTCCGATGACGAAATGCGCGCTATTGGATTGAACGAAAATGTGATTGCTATGCAAAGGTTTTATTCAAAAAACATACCTAATGTAACACATCTGGAGGGAGATTCAACAAAATTTGATTTTAGTAAACTAGGGAAATTTGATCTCATTTTTGTTGATGGTGACCATCGTTTTGAAGCAGTAAAAAGTGATACTGAAAATGTTTTTAAGTTATTAAAAAATGAGAATTCAATTATTATTTGGCATGATTACACTGAGCAGTATGAACATATAAACTGGGAGGTGTTTGCAGGAATTTTAGCTGGTGCTCCTCAAAACGCACACGAATCTATTTATCACATTACAAATTCCTTATGCGCTATTTATTTACCTAAAAAAATCAATTCAACAAGTTATAGATATCCAAAATCTCCGGACAAATCGTTCAAAATTACAATCGAAGGTCACAGGATTTAA